In Humulus lupulus chromosome 7, drHumLupu1.1, whole genome shotgun sequence, the following are encoded in one genomic region:
- the LOC133789145 gene encoding histone deacetylase HDT1-like has protein sequence MEFWGVEIKAGEPLKIEPDDDMVIHLSQAVLGETKSKGGETVYLYVKIADQKFVLANLSLDKFPQVTFDLVFDQEVEVSHNWKNGSIHLCGYQAPTAFDGDDMGEQYLSDSSDEEAEVPVTAVENGKGAEKVAAKPVVGKSNDDAKPEAYGKAKVKLVEPSKDDEDDDSDDSDDDESDEMDSEDESDEDMIEGDDSSSDEEDDDETPKKPEVIKKRPTESATKTPVSSKKAKVASPKSDKKAAHVGTPHPSKKAAAKSPATTDKSKQTPKSAGQVSCKTCSKTFNSDKALESHTKAKHV, from the exons ATGGAGTTCTGGG GTGTTGAAATCAAGGCCGGAGAGCCCCTTAAAATTGAACCTGATGATGACATGGTTATTCACCTTTCTCAG GCGGTTTTGGGTGAGACCAAGAGCAAAGGAGGTGAAACTGTCTATCTTTATGTTAAAATTGCGGACCAGAAGTTTGTTTTGGCTAATCTTTCTTTGGACAAATTCCCACAAGTGACTTTCGATTTGGTTTTCGATCAAGAGGTTGAAGTGTCACACAACTGGAAGAACGGAAGTATTCACTTGTGTGGATACCAGGCCCCTACTGCATT TGATGGAGATGATATGGGTG AACAATATTTAAGTGATTCATCCGATGAGGAAGCAGAAGTCCCTGTAACTGCTGTCGAAAATG GCAAAggtgccgaaaaggtggcagCCAAGCCCGTTGTTGGTAAAAGTAATGATGATGCCAAACCTGAAGCTTATGGAAAGGCCAAAGTTAAACTTGTGGAGCCAAGCAaagatgatgaggatgatgacaGTGATGATTCTGATGATGATGAATCTGATGAGATGGACTCAGAAGATGAATCTGATGAG GACATGATTGAGGGAGATGACAGCTCCAGCGACGAGGAAGATGATGACGAGACCCCtaagaag CCGGAAGTGATCAAGAAAAGGCCTACCGAGTCTGCAACCAAGACTCCTGTGTCTTCTAAGAAAGCCAAAGTTGCTTCTCCCAAATCTG ATAAGAAGGCTGCCCATGTTGGAACCCCACACCCATCAAAGAAGGCTGCTGCCAAGAGTCCCGCCACAACCGATAAATCAAAACAGACCCCGAAATCTGCCGGCCAAGTCTCTTGCAAAACTTGCTCCAA GACTTTTAATTCTGATAAAGCGCTCGAGTCTCACACGAAGGCGAAACATGTTTGA
- the LOC133789144 gene encoding splicing factor U2af small subunit B-like: MAEHLASIFGTEKDRVNCPFYFKIGACRHGDRCSRLHTKPSISPTLLLSNMYQRPDMITPGVDAQGQPIDPREMQKHFEEFYEDLFQELSKYGEIESLNICDNLADHMVGNVYVQFREEEHAANALRNLSGRFYAGRPIIVDFSPVTDFREATCRQYEENTCNRGGYCNFMHLKRISRELRRELFGKSHRRHSRSRSRSPYRHRSYEERSHGSRGHSSRRHDDRDNYHESRSRRHRSISPGHRRGRSGSRSPGHRRNRSPIREGSEERRAKIAQWNREREEKENTNDVSTDGRNYDDKERDNTYLQNGEQYYDEQQQPPKKDEYEY; encoded by the exons ATGGCGGAGCACTTGGCGTCCATATTCGGGACGGAGAAAGACAGGGTTAATTGCCCATTCTATTTCAAAATTGGGGCTTGTCGCCATGGAGATAGGTGCTCCAGGCTCCACACCAAGCCCAGTATTAGCCCCACCCTTTTGCTCTCCAACATGTACCAAAGACCCGATATGATTACCCCCGGTGTCGACGCCCAGGGCCAGCCCATCGACCCCCGCGAGATGCAGAAGCACTTCGAG GAGTTCTATGAAGATCTTTTTCAGGAGTTGAGCAAGTATGGAGAAATTGAAAGTCTAAACATTTGTGACAACCTAGCTGACCACATG GTTGGTAATGTTTATGTTCAATTTAGAGAGGAAGAGCATGCTGCAAATGCACTTAGGAACCTCAGTGGAAGATTTTATGCTG GGCGTCCCATTATTGTGGACTTCTCGCCGGTGACAGACTTCCGTGAAGCCACGTGCAGGCAATATGAGGAGAATACATGCAACCGTGGTGGATATTGCAACTTTATGCACTTGAAAAGGATTAGTAG AGAGTTGCGGCGTGAGTTATTTGGGAAATCTCACCGAAGGCATAGCCGCAGCCGGAGCAGGAGCCCTTACAGGCACCGCAGCTATGAAGAGCGCTCTCATGGGAGTCGTGGTCATAGCAGCAGAAGGCACGATGATAGGGATAACTACCATGAAAGTCGTAGCAGGAGGCATAGAAGTATAAGCCCTGGCCATAGAAGAGGGCGAAGTGGAAGCAGAAGCCCTGGCCATAGAAGAAACCGAAGTCCAATTAGAGAAGGCAGTGAGGAGAGACGAGCAAAGATTGCACAATGGAACAGggaaagagaagagaaagaaaaTACCAATGATGTTAGTACCGATGGAAGAAACTATGACGATAAAGAGCGTGACAACACCTATCTGCAAAATGGAGAGCAGTACTATGACGAGCAGCAGCAGCCTCCTAAGAAGGACGAATATGAATACTGA